From the Desulfovibrio sp. JC010 genome, one window contains:
- a CDS encoding ABC transporter ATP-binding protein produces MLKTDSITHSYGEGSTAVTVLNNVSINIPEGGFTSIVGRSGSGKSTLLSVISSLLRPVEGDIYFKGTEITDLPDSKIDRLRKEEFSIIFQSHHLLPYLTAHENVLLPFLDKLKPVNARLLERGRICLERVGLQGKEKRLPGQLSGGEQQRVAIARALVKSPSILFADEPCGSLDKATGNEVMEILNDLNRDGLTIAMVTHDRGHASMAKETILLEDGRIVNKC; encoded by the coding sequence ATGCTTAAAACTGATTCAATTACCCATAGTTACGGTGAAGGTTCCACAGCTGTTACCGTGCTGAACAATGTATCCATCAACATTCCGGAAGGCGGATTTACTTCAATCGTCGGCCGCTCCGGGTCCGGAAAATCAACACTGCTCAGTGTAATATCCAGCCTGCTCCGCCCGGTGGAGGGAGATATCTATTTTAAGGGGACTGAAATCACAGACCTGCCCGATTCTAAAATCGACAGGCTGCGCAAGGAAGAATTCTCCATCATTTTCCAGTCCCACCACCTGCTGCCTTACCTGACCGCCCATGAAAATGTACTGCTGCCCTTTCTGGACAAGCTGAAACCGGTTAATGCAAGGCTGCTGGAACGAGGACGGATCTGCCTTGAGCGGGTGGGGTTGCAGGGTAAAGAGAAGCGTCTGCCCGGCCAGCTTTCCGGCGGGGAACAGCAACGTGTTGCCATTGCGCGGGCACTGGTGAAATCACCTTCCATACTCTTTGCGGACGAACCCTGCGGCAGTCTGGATAAAGCTACAGGAAACGAAGTTATGGAAATTCTGAACGATTTAAACCGTGACGGTTTGACTATCGCCATGGTTACCCATGACCGAGGCCATGCCTCCATGGCCAAGGAGACCATTTTACTGGAAGACGGCAGAATTGTTAATAAATGTTAA
- a CDS encoding FtsX-like permease family protein, with the protein MNLLTIPLRNLGRRPLRTILLCTVFTVGVMSVVSIQLLSTVVGNSLEEKMSKFGANILITPKTESLSVSYGGLDLGNVAYGSHELDGTPVLKAVRGIDLKERLSAVAPKFAAISKVKDTPVAVVGVSMADELNIKTHWYPLGRFPENQHEIVIGFNAATKLDINPGDSIEIEGNSLLTAGILDPTGTEDDNVIFMDIDLLRNSVGRPGAVHFIEVAALCAGCPIDEIVQQIVKAVPDVEVKALQHVVKQRMSAINFVNQMAWTVSGVILLTACFMIGLSIFSAVNERKTEIGLMRSLGFSTTSVFSIFCLEALLMGCISGIFGYLGGYFASGKILENLDMAEAEIVFDPLAFGLTFLAVAGLAVLSATIPSLRATRVDPSRTLVSL; encoded by the coding sequence ATGAATCTACTCACCATTCCCCTGCGCAATCTGGGCCGCCGTCCCCTGCGCACAATCCTGCTTTGCACTGTATTTACCGTGGGTGTCATGTCCGTGGTTTCCATCCAGCTGCTTTCCACGGTTGTGGGCAACAGTCTGGAAGAAAAGATGAGTAAATTCGGGGCCAACATCCTGATCACCCCGAAAACAGAATCCCTGTCCGTAAGTTATGGCGGTCTGGACCTCGGCAACGTGGCTTACGGCTCACACGAACTTGACGGCACCCCGGTGCTCAAAGCTGTACGCGGTATTGACCTGAAAGAACGGCTCAGTGCCGTGGCCCCGAAATTCGCCGCCATATCAAAAGTTAAAGATACACCTGTGGCTGTGGTCGGCGTCAGCATGGCGGACGAGTTGAATATCAAGACCCACTGGTATCCGCTGGGACGCTTCCCTGAAAATCAGCATGAAATCGTCATCGGCTTCAATGCCGCCACCAAATTGGACATAAATCCCGGAGACTCTATTGAGATAGAAGGGAACAGCCTGCTCACTGCCGGAATTCTCGACCCCACCGGAACAGAGGATGACAACGTGATCTTCATGGATATCGACCTGCTGCGAAACAGCGTAGGCCGTCCCGGAGCAGTGCACTTCATTGAGGTGGCCGCCCTTTGCGCCGGATGCCCCATTGACGAAATAGTGCAGCAGATAGTCAAAGCCGTACCTGATGTAGAAGTGAAAGCATTGCAGCACGTAGTCAAACAGCGCATGTCCGCCATCAACTTTGTTAACCAGATGGCCTGGACCGTAAGCGGGGTCATCCTGCTCACCGCCTGTTTCATGATCGGGCTGTCCATCTTCTCGGCAGTGAATGAGCGCAAAACCGAAATCGGCCTCATGCGCTCGCTGGGCTTTTCCACCACTTCGGTATTCTCCATCTTCTGCCTTGAAGCACTGCTCATGGGTTGTATTTCAGGGATTTTCGGTTACTTGGGCGGATATTTCGCCAGCGGTAAAATCCTTGAGAATCTCGATATGGCTGAGGCTGAGATTGTTTTTGATCCGCTGGCTTTCGGGCTGACCTTTCTGGCCGTTGCCGGGCTGGCAGTGCTTTCGGCAACCATTCCATCACTGCGCGCCACCCGCGTTGATCCCTCCCGAACCCTTGTATCATTATAA